A stretch of Halichondria panicea chromosome 1, odHalPani1.1, whole genome shotgun sequence DNA encodes these proteins:
- the LOC135331004 gene encoding uncharacterized protein LOC135331004 isoform X2: protein MEKLSVTDVGRLLRENCFPETVVSAFKENLINGIAVLQLPNDFEEFKHMLPQSGLRMALKSLLEKENCSMSGTIRQMSASYNLIEDYNMGDFEDEAVANYPLAMLPARSDEAAEPPAKKPRTEEYEVLAAPTKTLPTPCPLVLAAPTKTLPTPCPLPPVFSERVNRAIIAKQIYGKDKLALIREASLFYYGLCPNPKGNQYDEMAKVLCNSFEQLRNKIVIDGCYWHTVKQQVTMFFRNRRRRSVPSAIKPLKTEKAHLLQIIAAKPAEAAPGQDSVISVDECAYDRNHGRLCDQFTKKAPNNAAITQLIRETHQQRRKRIGDSGDKMSILLLTYPFFTRNQWVLLEFTLMCGEESISRIRDSWTKIVPTLLQMDGEVPTDSEETRSYKALLFIDTQLRPAGVASKAAAAFTLYQVGTDIEEVTAEKTFPEPRLAIFADKSMNGMQAFILGEGKVLFEVLGDSVIDSVISLFATYYAFYVSYPKPSPASGLLLFIQEVLMGVKETSVKKTVRYTHHS, encoded by the exons ATGGAAAAGTTGTCTGTAACTGATGTGGGGAGACTCTTGAGGGAAAACTGCTTTCCTGAAACAGTAGTTTCTGCATTCAAAG AAAACCTAATTAATGGCATTGCAGTGCTTCAACTACCCAATGACTTTGAGGAATTTAAGCATATGTTGCCGCAGAGTGGATTGAGGATGGCACTCAAATCTCTTCTTGAAAAG GAAAATTGCTCCATGAGTGGTACGATACGTCAAATGAGTGCCAGCTATAATCTGATAGAGGATTACAACATGGGGGATTTTGAGGACGAAGCTGTGGCCAACTATCCTCTAGCAATGCTGCCTGCAAGAAGTGATGAAGCAGCTGAACCACCTGCTAAAAAGCCACGGACAGAAGAGTACGAAGTGCTGGCAGCACCTACGAAGACCCTACCAACTCCTTGCCCACTGGTGCTGGCAGCACCTACGAAGACCCTACCAACTCCGTGCCCACTTCCACCAGTATTCAGTGAGAGAGTAAACAGAGCAATAATAGCGAAACAAATTTACGGAAAAGACAAACTAGCATTAATACGAGAAGCTTCCCTCTTCTATTATGGTCTTTGCCCGAATCCGAAAGGAAATCAGTACGACGAAATGGCTAAGGTTTTGTGTAATAGCTTTGAGCAGCTACGAAACAAGATTGTAATTGACGGATGCTATTGG catacaGTGAAGCAACAGGTTACTATGTTCTTCCGAAATCGGAGAAGGAGGTCAGTACCGTCAGCAATCAAACCTCTCAAGACAGAAAAGGCGCACTTATTGCAAATAATTGCAGCAAAGCCAGCTGAAGCCGCTCCTGGCCAAGACTCCGTTATCAGTGTGGACGAATGTGCATACGATCGAAACCACGGTCGGTTGTGCGACCAATTCACCAAGAAAGCGCCTAACAACGCAGCAATTACACAGTTAATAAGGGAGACGCACCAACAAAGAAGGAAGAGAATTGGAGATTCAGGTGACAAGATGTCAATTCTTCTTTTGACATATCCTTTCTTCACAAGAAATCAATGG GTGCTGTTGGAGTTCACGCTAATGTGTGGGGAGGAATCCATCTCTCGAATCAGAGATTCTTGGACTAAGATTGTTCCAACTCTGCTGCAGATGGATGGTGAAGTGCCCACTGACTCTGAAGAAACTCGGAGCTACAAGGCACTTCTGTTCATTGACACACAACTCAGGCCCGCAGGAGTAGCCTCTAAAGCTGCAGCTGCTTTTACTTTGTATCAA GTCGGGACTGATATTGAGGAAGTGACAGCTGAAAAGACCTTTCCAGAGCCAAGGCTTGCAATTTTTGCTGACAAGAGCATGAATGGCATGCAAGCGTTCATCCTTGGTGAAGGAAAGGTTCTCTTTGAAGTATTGGGCGACAGTGTCATTGACTCGGTTATCAGCTTGTTTGCAACATACTACGCCTTCTACGTCAGTTACCCCAAGCCATCACCTGCCTCTGGTCTCCTTCTCTTCATACAGGAAGTGTTGATGGGTGTGAAAGAGAcatctgtaaaaaaaacagtGAGGTATACTCATCATTCATAA
- the LOC135331004 gene encoding uncharacterized protein LOC135331004 isoform X1, whose protein sequence is MQFYLERMRTRYSLEQYSLDLLLRNLERTLKEMEKLSVTDVGRLLRENCFPETVVSAFKENLINGIAVLQLPNDFEEFKHMLPQSGLRMALKSLLEKENCSMSGTIRQMSASYNLIEDYNMGDFEDEAVANYPLAMLPARSDEAAEPPAKKPRTEEYEVLAAPTKTLPTPCPLVLAAPTKTLPTPCPLPPVFSERVNRAIIAKQIYGKDKLALIREASLFYYGLCPNPKGNQYDEMAKVLCNSFEQLRNKIVIDGCYWHTVKQQVTMFFRNRRRRSVPSAIKPLKTEKAHLLQIIAAKPAEAAPGQDSVISVDECAYDRNHGRLCDQFTKKAPNNAAITQLIRETHQQRRKRIGDSGDKMSILLLTYPFFTRNQWVLLEFTLMCGEESISRIRDSWTKIVPTLLQMDGEVPTDSEETRSYKALLFIDTQLRPAGVASKAAAAFTLYQVGTDIEEVTAEKTFPEPRLAIFADKSMNGMQAFILGEGKVLFEVLGDSVIDSVISLFATYYAFYVSYPKPSPASGLLLFIQEVLMGVKETSVKKTVRYTHHS, encoded by the exons ATGCAGTTTTATCTagagcgcatgcgcactagatATAGCCTAGAGCAATATTCTCTAGACTTGTTACTTAGAAACCTTGAAAGAACCTTGAAAGAGATGGAAAAGTTGTCTGTAACTGATGTGGGGAGACTCTTGAGGGAAAACTGCTTTCCTGAAACAGTAGTTTCTGCATTCAAAG AAAACCTAATTAATGGCATTGCAGTGCTTCAACTACCCAATGACTTTGAGGAATTTAAGCATATGTTGCCGCAGAGTGGATTGAGGATGGCACTCAAATCTCTTCTTGAAAAG GAAAATTGCTCCATGAGTGGTACGATACGTCAAATGAGTGCCAGCTATAATCTGATAGAGGATTACAACATGGGGGATTTTGAGGACGAAGCTGTGGCCAACTATCCTCTAGCAATGCTGCCTGCAAGAAGTGATGAAGCAGCTGAACCACCTGCTAAAAAGCCACGGACAGAAGAGTACGAAGTGCTGGCAGCACCTACGAAGACCCTACCAACTCCTTGCCCACTGGTGCTGGCAGCACCTACGAAGACCCTACCAACTCCGTGCCCACTTCCACCAGTATTCAGTGAGAGAGTAAACAGAGCAATAATAGCGAAACAAATTTACGGAAAAGACAAACTAGCATTAATACGAGAAGCTTCCCTCTTCTATTATGGTCTTTGCCCGAATCCGAAAGGAAATCAGTACGACGAAATGGCTAAGGTTTTGTGTAATAGCTTTGAGCAGCTACGAAACAAGATTGTAATTGACGGATGCTATTGG catacaGTGAAGCAACAGGTTACTATGTTCTTCCGAAATCGGAGAAGGAGGTCAGTACCGTCAGCAATCAAACCTCTCAAGACAGAAAAGGCGCACTTATTGCAAATAATTGCAGCAAAGCCAGCTGAAGCCGCTCCTGGCCAAGACTCCGTTATCAGTGTGGACGAATGTGCATACGATCGAAACCACGGTCGGTTGTGCGACCAATTCACCAAGAAAGCGCCTAACAACGCAGCAATTACACAGTTAATAAGGGAGACGCACCAACAAAGAAGGAAGAGAATTGGAGATTCAGGTGACAAGATGTCAATTCTTCTTTTGACATATCCTTTCTTCACAAGAAATCAATGG GTGCTGTTGGAGTTCACGCTAATGTGTGGGGAGGAATCCATCTCTCGAATCAGAGATTCTTGGACTAAGATTGTTCCAACTCTGCTGCAGATGGATGGTGAAGTGCCCACTGACTCTGAAGAAACTCGGAGCTACAAGGCACTTCTGTTCATTGACACACAACTCAGGCCCGCAGGAGTAGCCTCTAAAGCTGCAGCTGCTTTTACTTTGTATCAA GTCGGGACTGATATTGAGGAAGTGACAGCTGAAAAGACCTTTCCAGAGCCAAGGCTTGCAATTTTTGCTGACAAGAGCATGAATGGCATGCAAGCGTTCATCCTTGGTGAAGGAAAGGTTCTCTTTGAAGTATTGGGCGACAGTGTCATTGACTCGGTTATCAGCTTGTTTGCAACATACTACGCCTTCTACGTCAGTTACCCCAAGCCATCACCTGCCTCTGGTCTCCTTCTCTTCATACAGGAAGTGTTGATGGGTGTGAAAGAGAcatctgtaaaaaaaacagtGAGGTATACTCATCATTCATAA